The proteins below are encoded in one region of Silene latifolia isolate original U9 population chromosome 2, ASM4854445v1, whole genome shotgun sequence:
- the LOC141641344 gene encoding endoglucanase 14-like, producing MAFMRNMLNLLIVLFLVFVNGVVSIDYRDALTKSLLYYEAQRSGKLPSNQRVAWRGNSGLKDGQAAGVDLVGGYYDAGDNVKFGFPMAYTITMLSWSVVEYGAQLQAKNEVRNALSTIKWGTDYLIKAHPQPNLLYAGVGDGTSDHACWERPEDMTTPRSVFKINEQTPGSDLAAETAAASIVFNVVDRKYASLLLTHARQLFDFAKSHQGKYSDSIPAVRQYYTSSGFQDELMWAAAWLLKATGEAAYKNVLSSFQAGGTRTMFSWDDKYVGAQILIAKQIMEGKAPANGNWGQHKEQVEQFLCNCVQKGNNNVVKTKGGLLWFDEWDNLQYTVSASFALTVYADYLAASRQVLKCPSSLVKPAELTGFAKSQVNYILGANPQRRSYMVGFGWNYPQKVHHRAASIISLKVDKTPVGCKDGFTNWFNRNQSNPNVLVGAVVGGPDRNDNYVDSRTSYKMTEPGTAVSPGLVGMLARFS from the exons ATGGCATTCATGAGAAACATGTTAAACTTGTTGATTGTGTTATTTCTTGTGTTTGTTAATGGAGTTGTTTCAATAGATTATAGGGATGCCTTAACCAAATCCTTGTTATATTACGAAGCACAACGATCAGGCAAATTGCCCTCTAATCAACGTGTTGCATGGCGCGGCAACTCCGGTTTAAAAGATGGTCAAGCCGCTGGG GTGGATTTAGTAGGAGGATACTACGATGCAGGGGACAATGTAAAATTCGGATTTCCAATGGCGTATACGATAACAATGTTATCATGGAGTGTAGTTGAGTATGGTGCACAACTTCAGGCTAAAAATGAAGTCCGAAATGCATTATCAACTATTAAATGGGGCACTGATTATCTCATTAAAGCTCACCCTCAGCCAAATCTCCTTTATGCTGGTGTCGGCGATGGCACCTCTGATCATGCGTGCTGGGAACGACCTGAGGATATGACCACGCCTAGGTCGGTCTTCAAGATTAATGAACAGACCCCTGGTTCTGACCTGGCTGCTGAAACTGCTGCTGCTTCTATTGTTTTCAACGTTGTTGATCGTAAATATGCTTCTCTACTTCTTACTCATGCCAGACAG TTATTTGATTTCGCAAAAAGCCACCAAGGAAAATACTCGGATAGTATTCCAGCAGTTAGACAATATTACACGAGCAGCGGGTTTCAG GATGAATTAATGTGGGCTGCTGCATGGCTACTTAAAGCCACGGGAGAAGCCGCTTATAAAAACGTATTAAGCAGTTTTCAAGCAGGTGGAACTAGAACTATGTTCTCTTGGGATGATAAGTATGTTGGTGCTCAAATTCTTATAGCCAAG CAAATTATGGAGGGGAAGGCGCCAGCGAACGGGAATTGGGGACAACATAAAGAGCAAGTAGAGCAATTCTTGTGCAATTGTGTACAAAAAGGGAACAACAATGTTGTTAAGACAAAAGGAGGATTATTATGGTTTGATGAATGGGATAATCTGCAGTACACAGTCTCTGCTTCATTTGCCTTAACCGTTTATGCTGACTACCTCGCTGCTTCTCGACAAGTTCTCAAATGCCCGTCTTCCTTGGTTAAACCTGCTGAGCTGACTGGCTTCGCTAAATCACAGGTTAATTATATACTTGGTGCGAACCCACAAAGGAGGAGTTACATGGTAGGATTTGGGTGGAACTACCCACAAAAGGTCCATCATAGAGCAGCATCAATAATATCCCTAAAGGTGGATAAAACTCCAGTTGGATGCAAAGATGGGTTCACTAATTGGTTCAACAGGAATCAATCAAACCCGAATGTTTTAGTGGGGGCGGTCGTAGGGGGTCCGGATAGAAATGATAATTATGTGGATAGTAGAACATCCTATAAGATGACTGAGCCTGGAACAGCTGTCTCCCCCGGTCTTGTTGGAATGCTTGCTAGATTTTCTTGA